In a single window of the Caulobacter soli genome:
- a CDS encoding flavin monoamine oxidase family protein, which yields MGDQSTAVSGGVLTRRRFFEGLAAFGGVSLAMAGMDALGFGFASAQAAPPKLEGDAKGTKIVVLGAGLAGMTAAYELTKAGYSVQIIEARAFAGGRCQTARKGFQHTDLNGNSQTCEFDEGLYINHGPWRIPYHHRSTLHYTKLFGVQLESFVNDNDAAYVYFEKGDGPLAGKPIRKGQIAADARGYAAEMIAKAASKGQLDAPLTQADRDLFVAYMINEGRLSPTDLAYTGTEGRGFDVHPGAGVDPGPGKPSTPYSLSDVLHSKAWRVLSSVAGYEQQRTMLQPIGGMDQIAKGFEKHVGSMIRYSCVVEKIKQGPKGVTVTYTDKFGEQDTITADYCVCTIPLSVLKNVDADFSKPFKAAMSGVAYAPVNKIGLQMKTRFWEENHYIYGGHIYNDMPGIGTITLPSTGWQSQKGVLLGYYAFGGEAAKISAKPPAERAAFAVAAGQKVFPEYAENFENAFSFSWHLAEFNLGGWAEWGEEGRKAAYPVLCEPDGRIYLAGEHLTYLGGWQAGAIESAWQQIGKLHARVIKA from the coding sequence ATGGGTGATCAATCGACGGCGGTGTCGGGTGGCGTACTGACGCGGCGGCGGTTTTTCGAAGGCCTGGCGGCCTTCGGCGGGGTGTCTCTGGCCATGGCTGGCATGGACGCCCTGGGCTTTGGTTTCGCGTCGGCCCAGGCCGCGCCGCCCAAGCTGGAAGGCGACGCCAAGGGGACCAAGATCGTGGTGCTGGGCGCGGGCCTTGCCGGCATGACCGCCGCGTACGAACTGACCAAGGCCGGCTACAGCGTCCAGATCATCGAGGCCCGGGCGTTCGCCGGCGGCCGCTGCCAGACGGCGCGCAAGGGCTTCCAGCACACCGACCTGAACGGCAACAGCCAGACCTGCGAGTTCGACGAGGGGCTGTACATCAACCACGGCCCGTGGCGGATTCCGTATCACCACCGCTCGACCCTGCACTACACCAAGCTATTCGGCGTGCAGCTGGAGAGCTTCGTCAACGACAACGACGCGGCCTATGTCTATTTCGAGAAGGGCGACGGGCCGCTGGCCGGCAAGCCGATCCGCAAGGGCCAGATCGCGGCCGACGCGCGCGGCTACGCCGCCGAGATGATCGCCAAGGCCGCCTCGAAGGGCCAGCTCGACGCGCCGCTGACCCAGGCCGATCGCGACCTGTTCGTGGCCTACATGATCAACGAAGGCCGCCTGTCGCCGACCGATCTGGCCTATACGGGCACCGAAGGCCGCGGCTTCGACGTGCACCCCGGCGCGGGCGTCGACCCCGGCCCGGGCAAGCCTTCGACGCCTTACAGCCTGTCGGACGTGCTGCACTCCAAGGCCTGGCGGGTGCTGAGCTCGGTGGCCGGCTATGAGCAGCAGCGCACCATGCTGCAGCCGATCGGCGGCATGGACCAGATCGCCAAGGGCTTTGAAAAGCACGTCGGCTCGATGATCCGCTACTCGTGCGTGGTCGAGAAGATCAAGCAGGGCCCCAAGGGCGTCACCGTTACCTACACCGACAAGTTCGGCGAGCAGGATACGATCACCGCCGACTACTGCGTCTGCACCATCCCGCTCAGCGTGCTCAAGAACGTCGACGCCGACTTCTCCAAGCCGTTCAAGGCGGCGATGTCGGGCGTGGCCTACGCGCCGGTCAACAAGATCGGCCTGCAGATGAAGACCCGGTTCTGGGAAGAGAACCACTACATCTACGGCGGCCACATCTACAACGACATGCCCGGCATCGGCACGATCACCCTGCCGTCCACCGGCTGGCAGAGCCAGAAGGGCGTGCTGCTGGGCTACTACGCGTTCGGCGGCGAGGCGGCCAAGATCAGCGCCAAGCCGCCGGCCGAGCGCGCGGCCTTCGCCGTGGCCGCCGGCCAGAAGGTGTTCCCCGAATACGCCGAGAACTTCGAGAACGCCTTCTCGTTCAGCTGGCACCTGGCCGAGTTCAATCTGGGCGGCTGGGCCGAGTGGGGCGAGGAGGGGCGCAAGGCCGCCTATCCGGTGCTGTGCGAGCCCGACGGCCGCATCTACCTGGCCGGCGAGCACCTGACCTATCTGGGCGGCTGGCAGGCGGGCGCGATCGAGTCGGCCTGGCAGCAGATCGGCAAGCTCCACGCGCGGGTGATCAAGGCGTGA
- the fliQ gene encoding flagellar biosynthesis protein FliQ: MSGAEVLDVGRDAIWLTLQLSAPILIVGLVVGVAIGLFQALTQIQEATLVYAPKIVAIFVALLLFLPLMGALMSGFMKEIAGKIAGM, from the coding sequence ATGAGCGGAGCCGAAGTCCTGGATGTCGGCCGCGACGCGATCTGGCTGACCTTGCAGCTCTCCGCGCCGATCCTGATCGTCGGCCTGGTGGTCGGCGTGGCCATCGGCCTGTTCCAGGCCCTGACCCAGATCCAGGAAGCCACCCTGGTCTACGCCCCCAAGATCGTGGCGATCTTCGTCGCGCTGCTGCTGTTCCTGCCGCTGATGGGCGCGCTGATGTCCGGTTTCATGAAGGAAATCGCCGGCAAGATCGCCGGGATGTAG
- a CDS encoding c-type cytochrome: MSRTIAFFSGLLAASAVSATAFAATPSALFNDNCSACHQTTGKGVKGAFPALAGDPFVQGDSAPVMATVLAGRAGMPSFKDDLSDLELASVLTYVRTSWGNKGKPVSASDVAAARAKLKAGKKPASLQAH, translated from the coding sequence ATGAGTCGTACGATCGCCTTCTTTAGCGGCTTGCTGGCCGCGTCCGCCGTCTCGGCCACGGCCTTCGCCGCCACGCCGTCGGCGCTGTTCAACGACAATTGCTCGGCCTGTCACCAGACGACGGGCAAGGGCGTGAAGGGGGCGTTCCCGGCCTTGGCCGGCGACCCCTTCGTGCAGGGCGACTCCGCCCCGGTGATGGCCACCGTCCTGGCGGGCCGGGCCGGCATGCCGTCGTTCAAGGACGACCTCAGCGATCTGGAGCTGGCCTCGGTGCTGACCTATGTCCGCACCTCGTGGGGCAACAAGGGCAAGCCCGTCAGCGCCTCCGACGTGGCCGCCGCCCGCGCCAAGCTGAAGGCCGGCAAGAAGCCCGCGAGTTTGCAGGCGCACTAG
- a CDS encoding RidA family protein, with product MKRLILAAAALASSLAFGGTAANAQIVRGGAPASPIASVVTVPAGYDTIYVSGMTPPPLDPKGDPALTATFGDTKTQTLGVLKRIEEALKTQGATMGDVVMMRVLLVGDPAKGGKMDFAGMMESYKTFFGTAEQPNKPSRITSQITSLVQPGMLVEIEVQAARKPK from the coding sequence ATGAAGCGCCTGATCCTCGCCGCCGCCGCTCTCGCCAGCTCGCTGGCCTTTGGGGGCACGGCCGCCAACGCCCAGATCGTCCGGGGCGGCGCGCCGGCCTCGCCGATCGCCAGCGTGGTGACCGTGCCGGCCGGCTACGACACCATCTATGTCAGCGGCATGACTCCGCCGCCGCTCGACCCCAAGGGCGACCCGGCCCTGACCGCCACCTTCGGCGACACCAAGACCCAGACCCTGGGCGTGCTGAAGCGCATCGAGGAAGCGCTCAAGACCCAGGGCGCGACCATGGGCGACGTGGTGATGATGCGCGTGCTGCTGGTCGGCGACCCGGCCAAGGGCGGCAAGATGGACTTCGCCGGCATGATGGAAAGCTACAAGACCTTCTTCGGCACCGCCGAACAGCCCAACAAGCCCTCGCGCATCACCAGCCAGATCACCTCGCTGGTCCAACCGGGCATGCTGGTCGAGATCGAAGTCCAGGCGGCGCGCAAGCCGAAGTAA
- a CDS encoding TonB-dependent receptor plug domain-containing protein, with amino-acid sequence MNNRSRNILFAGVSTASIAFAFAANAYAAEAPEPSPDVAELEAVIVTGTRTTGMKAVDSPAPITVLGADILKKTGQPDMIQALAQNVPSFNAQAFGGDTAALTLSAKLRGISPNHTLVLLNGKRRHGTANLAVLGGAYQGGAAADLNFIPLASVDHIEVLLEGAAAQYGTDAIAGVINIIQKKATSGGEVIINGGGYIDGGGTTGDFTANIGIAPTEKSYLNLTGETKYHGYSFRGDYDPRVVDSVYNAGATNSPAKSYPQVKGAPNWPYVNRIAGDAQYRQTVLAYNAGYEVTPDIEIYSFGTIGRKWSAAHENYRLPNVVKGKGATDIPFPLGFDPKESITETDYAVTGGISGVTNAWNWDLSSTYGKDDDSVNVLDTANASLYADSSTLTTKGYSPVDIHAGGFVNTQWSNTLDVSHDFDVGLAGPLTFAAGGEYRKETYEITAGELATYYGGGSQSYFGFAPVNAGKHKRNNKAVYADLAVSPIEPLKLDAAVRYEDFSDFGDTTVAKLTARYDFSPAIALRGTVSTGFRAPTLAESYYSGINVSPSSISGQLPPNSPGASLLGINGLKPEKSDNFSIGLVTHLAPKLTMTLDAYEIKIKNRIVSSGTLYGENVVTVGGTKVTNGIVSPAVIAALAANGVNVDPSIRTNATYSVGANMFVNGLDTKTTGVDFVGTYYSDFGDWGRVDWSLSASYNKTEVTKIAANPPGLDPTLTLFDAIAIANLEDTSPKYKIIAGGYWTLGKFTLNLKESVYGKSSNLSTDSGSSALMKTTIKTALITDLDVGYQVLDSVKVSVGANNLLNRYPNRINGLLREHYLKNNSNGFVTQFPSFSPFGINGGYYYGKITYTF; translated from the coding sequence ATGAATAATCGTTCGCGGAACATCCTGTTCGCAGGGGTTTCTACCGCCAGCATCGCTTTTGCGTTTGCCGCCAATGCTTATGCGGCCGAGGCGCCGGAGCCTTCGCCGGACGTCGCCGAACTCGAAGCCGTCATCGTCACCGGCACGCGCACCACCGGCATGAAAGCCGTCGACAGCCCCGCGCCGATCACCGTGCTGGGCGCTGACATTCTCAAGAAAACCGGCCAGCCGGACATGATCCAGGCCCTGGCCCAGAACGTGCCGTCGTTCAACGCCCAGGCCTTCGGCGGCGACACCGCGGCCCTGACCCTGTCGGCCAAGCTGCGCGGCATCAGCCCCAACCACACCCTGGTCCTGCTGAACGGCAAGCGCCGTCACGGCACGGCCAACCTGGCCGTTCTGGGCGGAGCCTATCAGGGCGGCGCGGCCGCCGACCTCAACTTCATCCCGCTGGCCTCGGTCGACCACATCGAAGTGCTGCTGGAAGGCGCCGCCGCCCAGTACGGCACCGACGCCATCGCCGGCGTCATCAACATCATCCAGAAGAAGGCCACGTCCGGCGGTGAAGTGATCATCAACGGCGGCGGCTATATCGACGGCGGCGGCACCACCGGCGACTTCACCGCCAACATCGGCATCGCCCCGACCGAAAAGTCGTACCTGAACCTGACCGGCGAGACCAAGTACCACGGCTACAGCTTCCGCGGCGACTACGACCCGCGCGTGGTGGATTCGGTCTACAACGCCGGCGCCACCAACAGCCCGGCCAAGAGCTATCCGCAGGTCAAGGGCGCGCCGAACTGGCCCTATGTGAACCGCATCGCGGGCGACGCCCAGTACCGCCAGACGGTGCTGGCCTACAACGCCGGCTACGAGGTCACGCCCGACATCGAGATCTACAGCTTCGGCACCATCGGCCGGAAGTGGAGCGCCGCGCACGAGAACTATCGCCTGCCCAACGTCGTCAAGGGCAAGGGCGCGACCGACATCCCGTTCCCCCTGGGCTTCGATCCCAAGGAGTCGATCACCGAGACCGACTACGCCGTCACCGGCGGGATCAGCGGTGTGACCAACGCCTGGAACTGGGACCTGAGCTCGACCTACGGAAAGGACGACGACTCGGTCAACGTCCTGGATACGGCCAACGCCTCGCTCTACGCCGATAGCTCCACGCTGACGACCAAGGGCTATTCGCCCGTCGACATCCACGCGGGCGGCTTCGTCAACACCCAGTGGAGCAACACCCTCGACGTCAGCCACGACTTCGACGTCGGCCTGGCCGGTCCGCTGACCTTCGCGGCGGGCGGCGAGTACCGCAAGGAGACGTACGAGATCACGGCGGGCGAGCTGGCCACCTACTACGGCGGCGGTTCGCAATCGTACTTCGGCTTCGCCCCGGTCAACGCCGGCAAGCACAAGCGCAACAACAAGGCGGTCTACGCCGACCTGGCCGTGAGCCCCATCGAGCCGTTGAAGCTGGACGCGGCCGTCCGCTACGAGGACTTCAGCGACTTTGGCGACACCACCGTCGCCAAGCTGACCGCGCGCTACGACTTCTCGCCGGCCATCGCCCTGCGCGGCACGGTCAGCACCGGCTTCCGGGCCCCGACCCTGGCGGAGTCGTATTATTCGGGCATCAACGTCTCGCCCAGCTCGATCAGCGGCCAGCTGCCGCCGAACTCGCCGGGCGCGAGCCTGCTGGGCATCAACGGCCTCAAGCCCGAGAAGTCCGACAACTTCAGCATCGGCCTGGTCACCCACCTGGCCCCGAAGCTGACGATGACGCTCGACGCCTACGAGATCAAAATCAAGAACCGCATCGTCAGCTCGGGCACGCTGTACGGCGAGAACGTGGTGACGGTCGGCGGTACGAAGGTGACCAACGGCATCGTCTCGCCGGCGGTGATCGCGGCCCTGGCGGCGAACGGCGTCAATGTGGATCCCTCGATCCGCACCAACGCCACCTACAGCGTCGGCGCCAACATGTTCGTCAACGGTCTCGACACCAAGACCACGGGCGTCGATTTCGTCGGCACCTACTACAGCGACTTCGGCGACTGGGGTCGGGTCGATTGGTCGTTGAGCGCCAGCTACAACAAGACCGAGGTGACCAAGATCGCCGCCAACCCGCCGGGCCTGGACCCGACGCTGACGCTGTTCGACGCCATCGCGATCGCCAACCTGGAAGACACCTCGCCCAAGTACAAGATCATCGCGGGCGGGTACTGGACGCTGGGCAAGTTCACCCTGAACCTGAAGGAAAGCGTCTACGGCAAGTCTTCGAACCTGAGCACCGACAGCGGTTCGTCGGCGCTGATGAAGACCACCATCAAGACCGCGCTGATCACCGACCTGGACGTGGGCTATCAGGTTCTGGACAGCGTGAAGGTGTCGGTCGGGGCCAACAACCTGCTCAACCGCTACCCCAACCGGATCAACGGCCTGTTGCGCGAGCACTACCTGAAGAACAACAGCAACGGCTTCGTCACCCAGTTCCCGTCGTTCTCGCCCTTCGGCATCAACGGCGGCTACTACTACGGCAAGATCACCTACACCTTCTGA
- the fliR gene encoding flagellar biosynthetic protein FliR, whose translation MDSYATVLQVYTGGLVFARIGAMVMLMPGIGETVVPQRIRLSFAVLMAMLLAPLVSKSIVTVPGSVGAIGGAVLHEVLIGLMIGMVLKLFVSSLTTAGEIISIQTTLSFAQTANPAGAPSSTAVATFLSMLGLVLIMVTDLHHLFIGAMVKSYDIFPFTRAVPVNDAAALAVRTVADSFKLGVQLSAPVLVFSIVFNLATGLVGRVMPSFQIFFVTSPLSVILGLSLLGLSLGGIAMVWADRYRDLLAVFN comes from the coding sequence TTGGACAGCTACGCCACCGTTCTGCAGGTCTATACCGGCGGCCTGGTCTTCGCCCGGATCGGGGCGATGGTCATGCTGATGCCCGGCATCGGCGAGACCGTGGTGCCGCAGCGCATTCGCCTGTCGTTCGCCGTGCTGATGGCCATGCTGCTGGCCCCGCTGGTGTCCAAGTCGATCGTCACGGTGCCCGGTAGCGTCGGCGCGATCGGCGGTGCGGTGCTGCACGAGGTGCTGATCGGCCTGATGATCGGCATGGTGCTGAAGCTGTTCGTCAGCTCGCTGACCACCGCGGGCGAGATCATCTCGATCCAGACCACCCTGTCCTTCGCCCAGACCGCCAACCCGGCCGGCGCGCCCAGCAGCACGGCGGTGGCCACCTTCCTATCGATGCTGGGCCTGGTGCTGATCATGGTCACCGACCTGCACCACCTGTTCATCGGCGCGATGGTCAAGTCCTACGACATCTTCCCGTTCACCCGCGCCGTGCCGGTCAACGACGCCGCCGCCCTGGCCGTGCGCACCGTGGCCGACAGTTTCAAGCTGGGCGTCCAGCTGTCGGCGCCGGTGCTGGTGTTTTCGATCGTCTTCAACCTGGCCACCGGCCTGGTCGGCCGGGTGATGCCGTCCTTCCAGATCTTCTTCGTCACCTCGCCGCTCAGCGTCATCCTGGGCCTCTCCCTGCTGGGCCTCTCGCTCGGCGGCATCGCCATGGTCTGGGCCGATCGGTACCGGGACCTGCTGGCGGTGTTCAACTAG